Proteins from one Elgaria multicarinata webbii isolate HBS135686 ecotype San Diego chromosome 3, rElgMul1.1.pri, whole genome shotgun sequence genomic window:
- the KLF15 gene encoding Krueppel-like factor 15, with amino-acid sequence MVDHLLPADESFSSTRPSIGYFGDMTAMGRSYQMLPSPLSEDDSDSSSFCSCSSPDSQVLGSSYGSSSSAESQDSILDYLLSQASLGNGHASWWDKRRLQPIVKEEHFRMPEFMVEMEDSGPFQPTLEEIEEFLEENMETDLKEGPKSETKDMRACSQITVASIQQKDHTVPSISLKDSKSEQSGSMTESSHASNGAVSLDGGIPVMLQIQPVQVKQPSDMSPSSQGPVQENIKIAQLLVNIQGQTFALVPQLVQSSNLNSSSKFVRIAPVPIAAKPIGPGGTIQGQAGVIMGQKFQKNPAAELIKMHKCTFPGCTKMYTKSSHLKAHLRRHTGEKPFACTWPGCGWRFSRSDELSRHRRSHSGVKPYQCPVCEKKFARSDHLSKHVKVHRFPRSSRSMRSVN; translated from the exons ATGGTGGATCACTTGCTTCCTGCGGATGAATCTTTCTCATCCACACGGCCCTCGATCGGATACTTTGGGGACATGACAGCAATGGGGAGGTCCTACCAAATGCTGCCCTCCCCATTGTCTGAAGATGACAGCGATTCTTCGAGTTTTTGCTCTTGTTCCAGCCCTGATTCCCAGGTTCTTGGCTCGAGCTATGGGAGCTCATCGAGCGCCGAGAGTCAGGACAGTATCTTGGACTACTTGTTGTCCCAGGCATCCTTAGGAAATGGCCATGCCTCTTGGTGGGACAAAAGGAGACTTCAGCCCATTGTGAAGGAGGAGCATTTCAGGATGCCGGAGTTCATGGTGGAGATGGAAGATTCTGGACCATTCCAGCCCACCCTTGAGGAGATAGAGGAGTTTCTAGAAGAGAACATGGAGACCGATCTCAAGGAAGGGCCTAAAAGTGAGACCAAAGACATGCGAGCTTGTAGCCAGATCACAGTGGCTTCCATACAGCAAAAAGACCACACGGTGCCCAGTATTAGTTTAAAAGATAGTAAAAGTGAACAGTCGGGCAGCATGACGGAAAGTAGCCATGCATCAAATGGAGCAGTGTCCCTTGATGGAGGGATTCCAGTCATGCTCCAAATCCAACCAGTGCAAGTTAAACAACCATCAGACATGAGCCCTAGTTCACAAGGACCAGTGCAAGAGAACATTAAAATTGCACAGCTCCTGGTCAACATCCAAGGGCAGACATTTGCGCTGGTGCCACAGCTTGTCCAGTCCTCCAACTTGAACTCATCTTCCAAATTTGTCCGCATTGCCCCAGTTCCAATAGCTGCCAAACCTATTGGGCCAGGAGGTACAATCCAAGGCCAAGCTGGGGTCATCATGGGTCAAAAGTTTCAAAAGAATCCTGCGGCAGAACTCATTAAAATGCACAAATGTACTTTCCCTGGATGTACCAAGATGTACACAAAAAGCAGCCATTTGAAAGCCCACCTGAGAaggcacacaggagaaaaaccctttGCATGTACTTGGCCGGGTTGCGGATGGAG GTTCTCGCGGTCGGACGAGCTTTCTCGGCATAGGCGCTCCCACTCTGGAGTGAAGCCTTATCAGTGCCCTGTGTGTGAGAAGAAGTTTGCTCGGAGCGACCACTTGTCCAAGCACGTCAAAGTCCACCGGTTTCCTAGAAGCAGCCGCTCTATGCGCTCAGTGAACTGA